In the Juglans microcarpa x Juglans regia isolate MS1-56 chromosome 6D, Jm3101_v1.0, whole genome shotgun sequence genome, one interval contains:
- the LOC121234563 gene encoding uncharacterized protein LOC121234563, whose product MDKSWMNDPDRLVSPAYAEGVKYFLSQARNHASGRDRIRCPCRACLNNLWLPLFEVETHLFIKGINPDYTQWIFHGEDETTLYVSDDDIDDDIIQEDDYIDDMQHMLDYIRAGTFVDVPQDSTPAPNRPSITGDSPVPSFDQLLEDARRLLFDGCTEFSKLSFVVKLLHIKSIGGWSIKSFDMLLDLLRSAFLNALLPQSYEESRSLERGLGFKYHKIHACPNDCILFWKENAALNECPVCKASRWIPNTHGSRAIPQKVLRYFPLKPGLQRLFMSAKIAGDMRWHKEQWTIEDTCMRHPADSECWKKFDEDHGWFAADPRNVRLGLASDGFTPFNNLAKPHSIWPVILVPYNLPPWSCMKDQFFMTSLIIPGPRLPGNEIDVYLQPLIDELLEFWEDGVPTYDASTKETFMLHAALLWTINDFPAYGNLSGWSTKGKLACPSCNADTDSNWLKYGRKHCYMGHRRFLPLDHIWRRRKGLFNGREDHRMPPRDIGAEDIQTQLQMIGMFSLGNLIGRKNALLKS is encoded by the coding sequence atggacaaaagttggatgaatGATCCCGATAGGCTTGTATCACCTGCATACGCCGAAGGCGTTAAATATTTCCTCTCACAAGCACGAAATCATGCAAGTGGAAGGGATCGCATTCGGTGTCCATGTCGTGCATGCCTTAACAATCTTTGGTTGCCTCTATTTGAGGTGGAAacccatttatttattaaaggGATCAACCCAGATTACACccagtggatatttcatggggaggatGAGACAACATTGTACGTCAgtgatgatgatattgatgacgaTATCATCCAAGAAGACGATTACATAGATGACATGCAGCATATGTTGGATTACATCCGGGCAGGCACCTTCGTTGATGTGCCCCAAGATAGCACTCCTGCGCCGAACAGGCCATCAATTACTGGAGATTCACCAGTACCATCTTTTGACCAGCTACTAGAGGATGCCCGACGTCTGCTTTTCGACGGGTGTACAGAATTTTCAAAGTTGTCATTCGTTGTCAAGTTGTTACACATCAAATCAATCGGTGGATGGTCAATTAAGTCATTTGACATGCTCCTTGATTTGTTGAGGTCTGCCTTTCTTAATGCCCTCTTGCCACAATCATATGAGGAGTCAAGGTCTTTGGAGCGCGGTTTGGGCTTCAagtaccacaaaatccatgcgTGCCCCAACGACTGCATcttattttggaaggaaaatgctgcTCTTAATGAATGCCCTGTATGTAAGGCTTCGAGGTGGATACCAAATACACACGGGTCACGCGCGATACCTCAAAAGGTGTTGCGTTACTTTCCTTTGAAACCGGGATTGCAGCGCCTCTTTATGTCTGCAAAGATAGCAGGTGATATGCGATGGCACAAAGAGCAATGGACTATAGAAGATACTTGTATGAGACATCCGGCCGACTCTGAGTgctggaagaaatttgatgaagaTCATGGTTGGTTCGCTGCGGACCCTCGCAATGTTAGGCTCGGTCTGGCAAGTGATGGCTTCACTCCATTCAACAACTTGGCTAAACCTCATAGCATTTGGCCAGTGATCCTTGTCCCCTATAACTTGCCGCCGTGGTCATGCATGAAAGACCAATTCTTCATGACATCTCTGATTATTCCTGGCCCAAGATTACCAGGGAATGAGATCGATGTATACTTGCAGCCGTTGATCGATGAACTGCTTGAATTTTGGGAAGATGGGGTACCTACATATGATGCCTCAACTAAGGAGACATTTATGTTGCATGCTGCCTTATTGTGGACAATCAATGATTTTCCTGCCTACGGAAATCTATCTGGCTGGTCAACAAAGGGAAAATTGGCTTGTCCGTCTTGCAATGCCGACACAGACTCTAATTGGTTGAAATATGGCCGAAAACATTGTTACATGGGACATAGACGTTTCTTACCACTAGATCACATATGGAGAAGGAGGAAAGGGTTGTTCAACGGTAGAGAAGATCATCGCATGCCACCAAGGGATATAGGAGCTGAAGATATTCAGACTCAATTGCAGATGATTGGGATGTTCAGTTTGGGAAATCTCATAGGAAGAAAAAACGCACTGCTGAAGAGCTGA
- the LOC121236048 gene encoding cytochrome P450 71A1-like, with amino-acid sequence MALQHWFIQSWKELHKVPVYLLLSLLFLFSFQRFCKRIFKTTKLNLPPSPPKLPIIGNLHQLRKLSHRSFRALSEKYGPMILLHLGHTPTLIVSSADIAREVMKSHDIVFSNRPQTTAANTLLYGCTDLGFAPYGEYWRQVRKICVLELLCLKRVQSFQNVREEEVDSLMKKIRESCNIKQTHVNLSEMIIATSNNIVSRCICGQKFEEENGKRSFGHLSRRILALLTSFCLGDFFPYLGWIDVLTGFIPNLKATFRELDVFFAQVIEEHKTRNCNDDRPYKKDFVDILLQLQRDGMLEFEFTEDNLKGILLDMFVAGSDTTSTTLEWLMAELIKNPNIMKKAQDEVRRVVGMKSKIDVNDINQMNYLKCILKETLRVHPPAPLSVPRETSSSVILGGYYIPPKAKVFVNTWAIQRDSTLWDKPEEFLPERFINNPVDFKGQDFEFIPFGGGRRGCPGLTFGVTTIEYVIANLLCWFDWRLPSPIAQGEDHDLDMSEVNYSLVVTKKFPLHLVAILYSP; translated from the exons ATGGCCCTGCAACATTGGTTCATACAATCATGGAAAGAGCTACACAAAGTACCCGTCTATCTCCTCCTATCTCTactctttctcttttcatttcagCGTTTTTGCAAACGTATATTTAAAACCACCAAACTCAATTTGCCTCCTTCCCCACCAAAGCTTCCAATTATAGGCAACCTTCACCAGCTTCGCAAGCTCTCACACCGCTCTTTTCGAGCCCTTTCTGAGAAGTATGGCCCCATGATACTCTTACACTTGGGTCATACTCCAACCTTGATAGTGTCATCTGCCGATATAGCCAGAGAAGTCATGAAGTCGCATGATATTGTTTTCTCAAACCGGCCCCAAACTACAGCCGCCAACACCTTACTCTATGGTTGCACTGACCTTGGGTTCGCACCCTATGGTGAGTATTGGAGACAAGTTAGGAAGATTTGTGTCCTTGAGCTTTTGTGCCTTAAAAGAGTGCAATCGTTTCAGAATGTAAGGGAAGAAGAAGTTGATTCATTAATGAAAAAGATACGCGAGTCGTGCAATATCAAACAGACTCATGTTAATCTAAGTGAGATGATCATTGCAACCTCAAACAACATAGTCTCAAGATGTATATGTGGCCAgaagtttgaagaagaaaatggtaAGAGAAGTTTTGGACATCTATCAAGAAGGATACTGGCACTATTGACATCATTTTGTTTGGGTGACTTTTTCCCTTATTTGGGATGGATTGATGTTCTTACGGGGTTCATTCCGAATCTCAAAGCTACTTTTAGAGAATTAGATGTATTTTTTGCTCAAGTGATTGAAGAACACAAGACAAGGAATTGTAATGATGACCGGCCTTATAAGAAAGATTTCGTAGatattcttcttcaacttcaaagGGATGGAATGCTCGAATTTGAGTTCACCGAAGACAACCTCAAAGGAATCTTACTG GACATGTTCGTCGCAGGAAGTGATACGACTTCAACAACTTTAGAATGGTTAATGGCAGAGCTCATAAAGAATCCAAATATCATGAAAAAAGCTCAAGACGAGGTGAGGAGAGTGGTGGGAATGAAGTCAAAAATAGATGTGAATGACATCAATCAAATGAATTACTTGAAATGTATCTTGAAGGAAACTCTCAGAGTACATCCACCAGCTCCTCTTTCGGTACCTCGAGAAACATCATCAAGTGTGATATTAGGAGGTTATTATATTCCGCCAAAAGCCAAGGTATTTGTCAATACATGGGCAATCCAAAGGGACTCTACCTTATGGGATAAGCCAGAAGAGTTCCTTCCTGAGAGATTTATAAACAACCCAGTTGATTTTAAAGGTCAAGACTTTGAATTCATCCCATTTGGAGGTGGGAGAAGGGGATGCCCAGGGTTGACATTCGGTGTTACTACGATTGAGTATGTGATTGCCAACCTCTTGTGTTGGTTTGACTGGAGGTTGCCTAGTCCAATTGCGCAGGGCGAAGATCATGACTTGGACATGAGTGAAGTTAACTACTCACTTGTTGTGACTAAGAAATTTCCTCTTCATCTTGTAGCAATATTGTATTCCCCATGA
- the LOC121234117 gene encoding cytochrome P450 71A1-like, translating to MDPMTFLLHKWWQELHISILLNPSFLFSLLLLFSLLYFLKLSRGAKLNLPPSPPKLPIIGNLHQLGSLLHRSLHAISEKYGPVVLLHVGNTPFLVVSSSEIAREVLKGHDTVFSDRPQTRATNVLFYGCTDIAFCPYGEYWRHAKKICVLEILSQRRVQGFQFVREEETSEMVEKIQRSCMNGAAIDLGEMFVAISNNITCRASLGQKYEGEEGSLSFGHLSRKAMGLVGAFCFGDFFPYLGWIDVLTGFSGRLRTTSKAINTALDQIIEEHEKRGDTNQSDKKDFVDILLYLQKNGMLEIILTKENIKAILLDMFMGGTDTTASTMEWAMAELVKNPSVMRKAQEEVRAVVGKGKKAKVDEADIDQMDYLKCIVKETLRLHAPAMISRKSSASAKVEGYDIPPGTTVLVNTWTIQRDPKLWDRPEEFLPERFINNPIDFKGHHDEFIPFGMGSRGCPGIAFAIIEAEYVLANLLYWFDWELLDGATLEQLDMSDMYRPIIGKKTPLLLVPLLHSPK from the exons ATGGATCCAATGACCTTCTTGTTGCATAAATGGTGGCAAGAGCTGCATATAAGCATCCTGTTGAATCCCAGCTTTCTCTTCTCTCTGCTTCTTCTGTTCTCCTTGCTGTATTTCCTTAAGCTTTCCAGAGGTGCCAAGCTAAACTTACCTCCCTCTCCTCCAAAACTGCCAATAATTGGAAACCTTCACCAGCTAGGGTCACTCCTCCATCGATCTCTCCATGCTATCTCTGAGAAATATGGCCCTGTAGTGCTCTTACACGTGGGCAATACCCCATTTCTTGTAGTTTCATCCTCCGAGATAGCTAGGGAAGTCTTGAAGGGCCATGATACAGTTTTCTCAGACAGGCCCCAAACAAGGGCAACAAATGTCCTTTTCTATGGATGCACTGACATTGCATTTTGTCCCTATGGTGAGTATTGGAGACATGCAAAGAAAATTTGTGTTCTTGAGATTTTAAGCCAAAGAAGAGTCCAAGGATTTCAATTTGTGAGGGAAGAAGAAACTAGTGAAATGGTTGAGAAGATTCAACGCTCATGTATGAATGGAGCAGCAATTGATCTTGGTGAGATGTTTGTTGCTATCTCAAACAACATAACTTGTAGAGCTTCCCTTGGTCAGAAGTATGAAGGAGAAGAAGGTAGCCTGAGTTTTGGACATTTATCAAGAAAGGCAATGGGGCTTGTAGGAGCATTTTGCTTTGGAGATTTCTTTCCTTATTTGGGATGGATTGATGTTCTAACTGGATTTTCTGGAAGATTAAGAACCACTTCTAAAGCAATAAATACAGCCCTTGATCAAATAATTGAAGAACATGAGAAAAGAGGTGATACCAACCAATCTGATAAGAAAGACTTTGTGGATATTCTTCTCTATCTTCAGAAGAATGGCATGCTTGAAATCATTCTcacaaaagaaaacatcaaagCGATCCTTCTG GACATGTTTATGGGAGGAACTGATACCACTGCATCAACCATGGAATGGGCAATGGCAGAGCTTGTAAAAAATCCTAGTGTGATGAGGAAAGCACAAGAAGAGGTCAGAGCCGTtgtgggaaaaggaaaaaaagcaaAGGTAGATGAGGCTGATATAGATCAGATGGACTACTTAAAGTGTATTGTCAAAGAAACTCTGAGATTACATGCTCCTGCTATGATTTCTCGCAAATCATCTGCAAGTGCCAAAGTTGAAGGTTATGATATTCCTCCCGGAACAACCGTCTTGGTCAACACATGGACAATTCAAAGGGATCCCAAGTTATGGGACAGGCCGGAGGAGTTTCTCCCAGAGAGGTTTATAAACAACCCGATTGATTTCAAAGGCCATCATGATGAGTTCATTCCGTTTGGTATGGGGAGCAGGGGCTGCCCAGGGATAGCATTCGCTATCATAGAAGCTGAATATGTGTTGGCTAATCTGTTGTACTGGTTTGACTGGGAATTGCTAGATGGTGCAACTTTGGAGCAATTGGACATGAGTGACATGTATAGGCCAATAATTGGCAAGAAAACACCACTTCTCCTTGTACCATTATTGCATTCTCCTAAATGA
- the LOC121234818 gene encoding quinolinate synthase, chloroplastic — MDSSSTMALRSSSSSFSSASSFSVSHCPNPKPGYVSVPFNFNLRNPQSSFMFCKSLKCIQSSTPDSNPMKPIHPKNASSPFACSAVTFSPSQTADLVSSKLHRLISEFQSLSEPVDRVKRLLHYATLLPPLDESARKDSNRVMGCTAQVWLQAQLDQYGKMKFAAESDSEITKGFCSCLVWVLDGAAPEEVLKVKTEDLADLNVGVPARERSRVNTWHNVLVTMQKRTKALVAEREGKKPPFEPFPSLVVTADGIEAKGSYAEAQAKYLLPDEFKVKELVDVLKAKNIGVVAHFYMDPEVQGVLTAAQKQWPHIYISDSLVMADAALKMAKTGCQFITVLGVDFMSENVRAILDQAGFGDVGVFRMSNERISCSLADAAASPSYMNYLEAASMSPPSLHVIYINTSLDTKAYAHELVPTITCTSSNVVQTILQAFAQVPDLNIWYGPDSYMGANIKELFQQMSKMTDEEITEIHPGHSRETIRSLLPHLHYYQDGTCIVHHLFGHEVVEKINEMYCDAFLTAHLEVPGEMFSLAMEAKRRGMGIVGSTQNILDFINQRVQEALDRNVDDHLQFVLGTESGMVTAIVAAVRDLLGSRIAPSGLAKIKVEIVFPVSSDSMTRTSSQSSVKLGDVILPVIPGVAGGEGCSIHGGCASCPYMKMNSLSSLLEVCYQLPDEKNVLIAYEAQRFKLQTPNGKSVADVGCEPILHMRHFQATKQLPEKLVYQIRHANGNGSSMSLS, encoded by the exons ATGGATTCCTCTTCAACCATGGCCTtgagatcttcttcttcttccttttcttctgcTTCGTCCTTTTCCGTATCTCATTGTCCAAACCCTAAACCTGGTTACGTCTCTGTACCTTTCAATTTCAACCTCCGCAATCCCCAATCTTCATTCATGTTCTGCAAGTCTCTCAAATGCATTCAATCTTCAACCCCCGACTCCAACCCCATGAAGCCCATTCATCCCAAAAACGCTAGCTCCCCGTTTGCCTGCTCCGCCGTCACCTTCTCTCCCTCGCAGACCGCTGACCTCGTCTCCTCCAAACTCCACCGCCTCATCTCCGAATTCCAGTCCCTCTCTGAGCCCGTCGACCGCGTCAAGCGCTTGCTCCACTACGCGACGCTCCTCCCTCCGTTGGACGAATCCGCTCGGAAAGACTCCAACCGGGTCATGGGCTGTACGGCGCAGGTGTGGCTCCAGGCCCAGTTGGACCAATACGGTAAGATGAAATTTGCGGCGGAGAGCGATTCCGAGATTACTAAGGGTTTCTGCTCCTGCCTGGTTTGGGTTCTCGACGGTGCGGCCCCTGAGGAGGTGCTGAAGGTCAAGACCGAGGATTTGGCTGATTTGAATGTTGGAGTGCCTGCAAGAGAGAGGTCCAGAGTGAATACTTGGCACAATGTGCTCGTTACCATGCAGAAGAGGACAAAGGCGTTGGTGGCAGAACGCGAAGGGAAGAAGCCACCTTTCGAGCCGTTCCCATCGCTGGTGGTGACGGCGGACGGGATAGAAGCGAAGGGAAGCTATGCTGAGGCTCAG GCAAAGTATTTGCTGCCCGATGAGTTTAAGGTTAAAGAACTTGTCGACGTTCTAAAGGCAAAGAATATTGGTGTTGTCGCACATTTTTACATGGATCCTGAGGTCCAAGGCGTCTTGACTGCTGCTCAGAAACAGTGGCCACACATTTATATTTCTGATTCATTGGTAATGGCAGATGCCGCTTTGAAGATGGCAAAAACTGGATGCCAATTCATAACAGTTTTGGGTGTGGATTTTATGTCAGAAAATGTGCGTGCAATCCTTGATCAGGCTGGCTTTGGAGAT GTTGGCGTATTCAGGATGTCAAATGAACGCATTAGTTGCTCTTTGGCAGATGCGGCAGCTTCCCCTTCTTATATGAATTATCTCGAGGCAGCTTCTATGTCTCCTCCTTCTTTGCATGTCATCTACATCAATACTTCACTAGATACAAAAGCATATGCTCATGAGCTTGTACCAACCATTACCTGTACTTCTTCAAATGTCGTGCAAACCATTCTGCAG GCTTTTGCTCAAGTGCCAGATTTAAACATATGGTATGGGCCCGATTCCTATATGGGTGCAAATATTAAAGAGTTGTTCCAACAGATGAGTAAGATGACTGATGAAGAAATCACAGAAATACATCCAGGACACAGTAGAGAGACTATTAGATCATTACTACCTCACCTGCACTATTATCag GATGGAACATGCATTGTGCATCACCTTTTTGGACATGAAGTCGTCGAGAAGATAAATGAAATGTACTGTGATGCATTTCTGACTGCTCATCTTGAAGTCCCCGGAGAAATGTTTTCTTTGGCTATGGAAGCAAAGAGAAGAGGAATGGGAATTGTTGGTTCCACCCAAAACATTCTAGATTTTATAAATCAGAGAGTTCAAGAGGCTTTAGATAGAAATGTTGACGACCATCTCCAATTTGTATTGGGAACAGAATCTGGAATGGTGACTGCAATTGTTGCAGCAGTTCGTGATTTGTTAGGTTCTCGAATTGCCCCTTCTGGATTAGCAAAAATCAAGGTTGAAATAGTGTTTCCAGTCTCGTCAGACTCAATGACAAGAACATCATCACAATCATCAGTTAAACTGGGTGATGTTATCCTGCCTGTTATACCTGGAGTAGCTGGAGGGGAGGGATGTTCTATTCATGGAGGCTGTGCCTCCTGTCCATACATGAAG ATGAATTCTCTTAGCTCACTCCTAGAAGTTTGCTACCAACTGCCCGATGAGAAAAATGTTCTTATAGCATATGAAGCTCAGAGATTTAAATTGCAAACCCCAAATGGGAAATCAGTTGCAGATGTTGGGTGCGAACCAATTTTGCACATGAGACACTTCCAG GCGACGAAACAATTGCCAGAGAAGCTTGTCTATCAGATACGTCATGCTAATGGCAACGGGAGTTCAATGTCACTAAGTTGA